The following nucleotide sequence is from Rhodothermales bacterium.
TCGACACGTGGATGAGCAGCTTCTCGCCGTTGGGGCAGAGCGCTCGCTTGAAGTGATCCTTATCCATCTTTCGGAATCGACGAGTGTCGATGAAGTTCGGGATCACCTCGATCTCCTTGCGGATGGAAAAGCGATCGTAGGTCTCACGCTTGAGAAATTCCGATACCGCCGTCACGCCGTCCGACTGGTTGATGGAATAGTTCACGACCGGTTGAAAGGACGGGTCGCGACCGACGATGGTGATATCCGTGCCGTGCAACGTCGTGACTACGGGGATTTCGTAATCCTCGCAGCCCAGGATCTGGCGAGCGAGTACGGCACTCGTTGCGTGCGGTATCGCGTAGTGGACGTGAAGCAGGTCAAGCTGCTCATGCTTGGCAACATCGACCATCTTGCTCGTGAGGTTCAGCGTATAGTTCGGATACTCGAACAGGGGATACGTATTGACATTGACCTCGTGGAAGAAGATGTTCTCGGCCACGTGAGCCAGCCGGAACGGCATCGAGTATGCGATGAAGTGAATGTCATGCCCTCTTTCGGCGAGGGCGATGCCCAGCTCGGTCGCCACGACTCCACTTCCGCCATACACGGGATAGCAGGTGATGCCGATCTTCATGGTGTCTAAGGTCTTTTGGCTATGCTGCGAACTTGTGGTTGGATAATCGATCCCCGACATGTCCGATCTTCCGGTTTGCGGAAACGAGTCAGTAGCCGCTAAGTTGCAGACCAGACAGGCCCTCCCGGCCTTACCCACACCCCCACCACCAATCCCGCAATACCTTGAGTATCCAATCCCGAATATTCGTTTCAACGCTCACCTTTGTGATGGCTGCGGCGGTACCCGCGGCGCATGCACAGCTGGGCGTAGCTGCAGGTCTGAATTTCGACAGGCTGGGGGATATCAGCACCCAGTCCGGCGCGGCTAACTTTGACAATGCGACCGGATACCATTTCGGCGTGTTCTTCGATCTTGGGGCGCTCCCGATTGCCGTCCGTCCCGGTGTCTTCATTCGAAAGGCCGGAGATGTCGACTGGAACGTGACCGGTGTAGTCGAGTCCTTTGACCTGACGCTGATCGAGGTTCCGATCGACGTGCGGATACCGCTGCTTCAGGCACCACTTCTAAAGCCATACCTACTCGGAGGACCCGTCGTCAGTTTTCCGCGCAGCAACAGGGACGAAATCCAGGATTCCTTTGAGGACTTTTTGCTGTCCGGATCCATTGGTGTCGGCGTGGAAGTCAAGGTTCCGGCGATCGGACTCCGACTCTATCCGGAAGTGCGATACGCGTTCGGCGTATCACGATTTATGAAAGACTCCTTCACGATTGGCGGTGTCAGTTTTGACGCAGAGGACTCGACGCGCCTGAGCGCCGTCATGGTGCGTCTGGGAGTAGGACTCTAGGTCGCGGCGCCGGTGGAAACAAAAAAAGGGGCCCATCGGTGGGCCCCTTTTGATTCTGTCTGGCGCGTTCAGGCTACGCCTGCGTAGAAGCGGAAACGTTCTTCGTCAACCGGTTCCCTGACGTCGACGGGCTTGTGATCCTCGACCCAGTACGGCGTTGACCGGTCTATCATCGACCGCTCACTGAAGAAGTGGCGGGTGCGGATGGAGAACGGTCGCGAGGTAGCGTCCGAAGTCC
It contains:
- the bshA gene encoding N-acetyl-alpha-D-glucosaminyl L-malate synthase BshA produces the protein MKIGITCYPVYGGSGVVATELGIALAERGHDIHFIAYSMPFRLAHVAENIFFHEVNVNTYPLFEYPNYTLNLTSKMVDVAKHEQLDLLHVHYAIPHATSAVLARQILGCEDYEIPVVTTLHGTDITIVGRDPSFQPVVNYSINQSDGVTAVSEFLKRETYDRFSIRKEIEVIPNFIDTRRFRKMDKDHFKRALCPNGEKLLIHVSNFRPVKNATQVVEVFHKLKSENHSVKLLLVGDGPDRTGTERLSRELGVFDDVRFLGKQEPIEEILSIADAFIMPSGSETFGLAALEAMACGVPVVASDIGGLPELISDGETGFLCPLDDVSCFADRIRSLLDDESMRDNMGRAARESAADRFDVNRIIPMYEEYYERVKAGDTIIVD
- a CDS encoding PorT family protein — encoded protein: MSIQSRIFVSTLTFVMAAAVPAAHAQLGVAAGLNFDRLGDISTQSGAANFDNATGYHFGVFFDLGALPIAVRPGVFIRKAGDVDWNVTGVVESFDLTLIEVPIDVRIPLLQAPLLKPYLLGGPVVSFPRSNRDEIQDSFEDFLLSGSIGVGVEVKVPAIGLRLYPEVRYAFGVSRFMKDSFTIGGVSFDAEDSTRLSAVMVRLGVGL